One window from the genome of Rufibacter tibetensis encodes:
- the yjjX gene encoding inosine/xanthosine triphosphatase has protein sequence MQRVVQKVVVASTNPVKVNAALSGLQAMFPHYEFKAEPISVPSGVADQPMSDSETLTGALNRVNNAVAHHPDADFWIGIEGGVETLHHELAAFAWIVVRTQNLIGKARSGMFFLPQAVADLVQQGLELGEADDRVFGHTNSKQKGGAIGILTNNVVDRKELYEQAVKLALVPFKNEALYLQN, from the coding sequence ATGCAGCGAGTAGTACAAAAAGTAGTGGTGGCTTCCACCAACCCCGTAAAAGTAAATGCGGCGCTCAGTGGTTTACAGGCCATGTTCCCGCACTATGAGTTCAAAGCCGAACCCATCTCGGTGCCCTCCGGCGTGGCCGACCAACCCATGTCCGACTCAGAGACGCTGACCGGCGCCCTCAATCGCGTGAACAATGCGGTTGCGCACCACCCCGACGCCGACTTCTGGATAGGCATTGAAGGCGGCGTAGAAACCCTGCACCATGAACTGGCCGCCTTCGCCTGGATTGTGGTGCGTACCCAAAACCTGATAGGCAAGGCACGTTCCGGTATGTTCTTTTTGCCCCAAGCCGTGGCCGATCTGGTGCAGCAAGGCCTGGAACTCGGCGAAGCCGATGACCGCGTGTTTGGCCATACCAACTCCAAACAGAAAGGCGGCGCCATCGGAATCCTGACCAATAACGTAGTAGACCGGAAGGAGCTGTATGAGCAAGCCGTGAAGCTGGCTTTGGTGCCGTTCAAAAACGAAGCGCTGTACCTGCAGAATTAA
- a CDS encoding VPS10 domain-containing protein gives MRKTFYLALLLSAATPWAQAQQKQKAKAAQVQEVTPNDYFKPVQWRNIGPFRGGRSVAASGVINNPLVYYMGTTGGGLWKTEDAGQSWFNISDGFFKTSSVGAVSVSESDPNVVYVGMGEHAPRGVMTTYGDGVYKSVDGGKTWTHLGLDQTRHIAGISIHPTNPDIVYVAAQGALHGPNAERGVYKSIDGGKTWKKTLFVDENSGAADLSMDLNNPRVLYASMWDHRRLPWEVRSGGKGSGLYKSVDGGETWNKIQNGLPAELGKIGVSVSRANSEKVFALVESDTQKEQGGLFMSNDGGQHWNRVSKDHRLTQRAWYYIEVFADPLQENTVYVLNGPGLKSTDGGKTWTQLRGTHSDFHHLWFNPKNSQNMVIANDGGAAVTFNGGKIWSTQNNMPTAQFYRINTDNLFPYNIYAGQQDNTSVKISSRNLSGSSIGDRDWTASAGGESAFLAFDPNNPRYVLGGSYQGTIEVLDTELKEGKPIMIAPIQYMALQPKDMKYRFNWNAPIIHSSHEKGTFYHAANKLFKTTDLGKTWEVVSPDLTRHEEKKMGWSGTPYTNEGAGGENYGTISYVVESPSEKGLLWTGSDDGLVHLTRDGGKTWQNVTPKGLEESLINSIEVSPHEKGTAYLATTRYKFNDFTPALYKTTDYGKSWKNISKGIPYGAFTKVVREDSQRKDLLFAGTETGLYISYDGGKQWTRFQSNLPVTPISDLKVHQNDLIAATQGRSFWILDDLNMLRTFDQKPSAQTLHLYQPEDAYRVSGGSSFDQNPEEGASTYGKPTFTGTNPASGVVLYYQVPASFQKDATLELEILDAQGKVVRTYSNQGDKTFVTYLGGPEEEPVLSTKSGLNRLVWDLRHATLPGVAPVFIEGNYQGHKVAPGTYQARLKTQDQEKAISFKVLADPRLNASEADYQQQHTVLTAVEQDIKDIHLSVQQMRRAKQQVSSLLSLLEGKPGYEKIKTEGNALIKKMDAWEDELVQNKSQATDDVINFVNKLSANYLFLKGELDVSIPYVTQGQQERLKALQTDWQKYKGQMTELVQKDIAAFNQLCNQAQLQKITLL, from the coding sequence ATGCGCAAAACGTTCTACCTCGCGCTCCTTTTATCTGCTGCCACGCCTTGGGCACAGGCTCAGCAAAAACAAAAAGCCAAAGCAGCTCAAGTCCAGGAAGTCACGCCTAATGACTACTTCAAACCAGTGCAGTGGCGCAACATAGGTCCCTTTAGAGGTGGCCGTTCGGTGGCGGCGTCTGGAGTGATCAACAACCCGTTGGTGTATTACATGGGCACCACCGGGGGCGGATTATGGAAAACCGAGGATGCCGGCCAAAGCTGGTTCAACATCTCAGACGGGTTCTTTAAAACCAGCTCCGTAGGGGCAGTCTCCGTCTCAGAATCTGATCCGAACGTGGTGTACGTGGGCATGGGCGAGCACGCACCACGCGGCGTCATGACCACTTATGGAGACGGAGTGTACAAATCTGTAGACGGAGGCAAAACCTGGACCCACCTGGGCCTGGACCAGACCCGGCATATTGCGGGCATCAGCATTCACCCTACCAATCCAGACATTGTGTACGTGGCGGCACAAGGCGCTTTGCACGGACCTAACGCCGAGCGCGGGGTGTACAAGTCTATTGATGGCGGCAAAACCTGGAAGAAGACTTTGTTTGTAGATGAGAACTCCGGCGCTGCTGACCTGAGCATGGACCTGAACAACCCAAGGGTTCTCTATGCATCTATGTGGGACCACCGCCGTTTGCCGTGGGAAGTACGCAGCGGTGGCAAAGGCAGCGGACTGTACAAGTCGGTAGACGGGGGAGAGACCTGGAACAAAATACAAAATGGGTTACCGGCAGAGTTGGGCAAAATAGGCGTTTCCGTTTCAAGGGCGAATTCTGAAAAAGTGTTCGCTTTGGTGGAGAGCGACACGCAGAAAGAACAGGGCGGTTTGTTCATGAGCAATGACGGCGGACAGCACTGGAACCGCGTGAGCAAAGACCACCGGCTTACTCAGCGTGCGTGGTACTACATTGAGGTCTTCGCTGATCCGCTGCAGGAAAACACCGTGTACGTACTCAACGGCCCGGGCCTGAAATCTACTGACGGTGGCAAAACCTGGACCCAACTGCGTGGTACCCACAGTGATTTTCACCACCTCTGGTTCAACCCCAAGAACAGCCAGAACATGGTCATCGCCAATGACGGTGGCGCGGCGGTAACCTTCAACGGCGGCAAGATCTGGTCTACCCAGAACAACATGCCCACGGCGCAATTTTACCGCATCAACACAGACAACCTTTTCCCCTATAACATTTACGCCGGGCAGCAGGACAATACCTCGGTGAAAATCTCCAGCCGGAACCTGTCAGGGAGCAGCATCGGAGACCGGGACTGGACTGCCAGCGCCGGGGGCGAGAGTGCTTTTCTGGCCTTTGATCCCAATAACCCGCGCTACGTGTTGGGCGGCAGCTACCAGGGCACCATTGAAGTATTGGATACCGAACTGAAAGAAGGCAAACCCATCATGATTGCGCCCATCCAGTACATGGCCCTTCAGCCGAAGGACATGAAGTACCGTTTCAACTGGAACGCGCCCATCATTCACTCCTCGCATGAGAAAGGCACTTTTTACCACGCCGCCAACAAACTGTTCAAAACAACTGACCTGGGTAAAACCTGGGAGGTGGTATCACCGGATCTGACCCGCCATGAGGAAAAGAAAATGGGCTGGAGCGGTACGCCCTACACGAACGAGGGCGCCGGGGGCGAGAACTACGGCACAATCTCTTACGTGGTAGAATCTCCCTCAGAAAAAGGACTTCTCTGGACCGGTTCCGATGACGGCTTGGTGCATCTTACCCGCGACGGAGGAAAAACCTGGCAGAATGTGACGCCAAAAGGTCTGGAAGAAAGCCTGATTAACAGCATTGAGGTATCGCCGCATGAGAAAGGCACGGCTTACCTTGCTACCACCCGCTACAAGTTCAATGATTTTACGCCCGCGCTCTACAAAACCACTGATTACGGCAAGTCCTGGAAGAATATCTCCAAAGGCATTCCGTACGGTGCCTTCACCAAAGTAGTGCGGGAAGACAGCCAGCGCAAAGATCTGTTGTTTGCTGGTACTGAGACGGGGCTTTACATTTCTTATGACGGAGGCAAGCAATGGACGCGCTTTCAGAGCAACCTCCCGGTAACTCCCATCTCTGATTTGAAAGTGCACCAGAACGACCTGATTGCCGCCACGCAAGGACGCTCCTTCTGGATTCTGGATGACCTGAACATGCTGCGTACCTTTGACCAAAAGCCTTCCGCCCAAACCCTGCACCTGTACCAACCCGAAGATGCTTACCGGGTATCTGGAGGCAGCAGCTTTGACCAAAACCCTGAGGAAGGAGCCAGCACGTATGGCAAACCCACTTTCACCGGCACCAACCCAGCCAGCGGGGTGGTGTTGTACTACCAGGTTCCGGCGTCTTTCCAGAAAGACGCCACGTTAGAACTGGAGATTCTGGATGCCCAGGGGAAGGTGGTTAGAACCTACAGCAACCAAGGCGATAAGACCTTTGTGACTTACCTGGGAGGACCAGAGGAAGAACCCGTCCTGAGCACCAAGTCCGGCCTGAACCGCCTGGTATGGGACTTGCGGCACGCCACATTACCCGGTGTGGCACCCGTTTTCATTGAAGGAAACTACCAGGGGCACAAAGTTGCCCCCGGCACCTACCAGGCCCGCCTGAAAACGCAGGATCAGGAGAAAGCCATCTCTTTCAAAGTTCTTGCCGACCCACGCCTTAACGCCTCTGAAGCCGATTACCAGCAGCAACACACGGTACTTACTGCTGTGGAGCAGGACATAAAAGATATTCACCTTTCAGTGCAGCAAATGCGCCGGGCCAAGCAACAGGTATCTTCCCTGTTGTCGCTTCTGGAGGGGAAACCCGGGTATGAGAAGATTAAAACCGAAGGCAATGCGCTCATCAAGAAAATGGATGCCTGGGAAGACGAGCTGGTGCAAAACAAATCACAGGCTACTGATGACGTGATTAACTTCGTGAACAAGCTAAGCGCCAATTACCTGTTCCTGAAAGGTGAACTGGACGTAAGCATTCCGTATGTAACCCAAGGTCAGCAAGAAAGATTAAAAGCACTCCAAACCGATTGGCAGAAGTACAAAGGCCAAATGACGGAATTGGTGCAGAAAGACATTGCCGCTTTCAACCAACTCTGCAACCAAGCCCAACTACAGAAAATCACGCTCCTGTAG
- a CDS encoding 5-oxoprolinase subunit C family protein, producing the protein MNISVEKPGMLTTVQDLGRNGFQKQGMVVSGAMDAFALRLANLLVGNTEGEAALEITLVGPNLRFQEDCLIAMTGANLSPKLNGNPVPINRPIFVKKGVVLEFGAPVKGARAYLAVAGGFDVPRVMGSASTYLRAGIGGWQGRALQKGDELPVKGMSLEQLHFWQQKSLGEESFLASKWGISSNLLTAYAENPTVRVMPGPEYNLFSENAHETFWQDEFKVSTASDRMGYRLEGPTLPLQEPVEFLSSAVTFGTVQVPSNGNPIILMADRQTTGGYPRIGQVASVDLPMLAQVKPGGTLRFQQVSLAEAQALYYQQEQALEHLKRAIHLQAKR; encoded by the coding sequence ATGAACATTAGCGTGGAAAAACCGGGAATGCTCACCACGGTTCAGGACCTGGGCCGCAATGGCTTCCAGAAGCAGGGCATGGTGGTCAGCGGCGCCATGGATGCCTTTGCTCTACGTTTAGCCAACCTTCTGGTGGGAAACACGGAGGGCGAAGCTGCTCTGGAAATAACGTTGGTAGGACCCAATCTGCGTTTTCAGGAAGATTGCCTGATAGCCATGACCGGAGCTAATCTGTCTCCTAAACTGAACGGAAATCCTGTCCCTATCAATCGGCCTATCTTTGTTAAAAAAGGAGTTGTGCTGGAGTTCGGAGCGCCTGTAAAAGGAGCTCGGGCGTACCTGGCGGTGGCCGGAGGGTTTGACGTGCCGCGGGTCATGGGCAGTGCCTCTACGTACTTGCGGGCGGGTATAGGCGGGTGGCAGGGCAGGGCTTTGCAGAAAGGCGACGAGCTGCCGGTGAAAGGAATGTCCTTGGAGCAGCTTCACTTTTGGCAACAGAAAAGCCTGGGCGAGGAGTCGTTCCTGGCTTCTAAATGGGGTATCTCTTCTAACTTGCTTACGGCGTATGCCGAGAACCCCACCGTGCGAGTGATGCCAGGGCCGGAATATAACCTGTTTTCTGAAAACGCCCACGAAACCTTTTGGCAAGACGAATTCAAGGTGTCTACCGCTTCAGACCGCATGGGCTACCGCCTGGAAGGACCCACGTTGCCACTGCAGGAGCCGGTAGAGTTCCTTTCCAGTGCCGTTACTTTCGGCACGGTGCAGGTGCCATCCAACGGAAATCCTATTATCTTGATGGCAGATCGTCAGACCACCGGCGGCTACCCGCGCATCGGGCAGGTGGCCTCTGTTGATTTGCCGATGCTGGCACAGGTAAAACCGGGCGGTACCCTCCGGTTTCAGCAGGTTTCTCTGGCAGAGGCACAGGCGTTGTACTACCAGCAGGAGCAAGCCTTAGAACACCTGAAACGAGCTATCCACCTTCAAGCAAAAAGATGA
- a CDS encoding TonB-dependent receptor — MRSLLPAFFVLFFTCLSTVSFAQNQKGEVKGKLWDATHKEVLSYATIAVYTAQDTTLVTFRVSDEKGNFRVPGLALNQPLRIVITMTGFKVFRKEFTLTSGNANLDLGQVEMTQSDNLLGEVIITSEAPPIIVRKDTLEFNANSFKTLPTALLEDLLKKLPGVTVDGSGNIAVNGKSVNKILVDGKEFFGNDPKVASRNLPADMIEKVQVVNDPDALRRDPDMPVNEIPQVINLKLKKGIKQGAFGKVYAGTGSDSRYEGGGILNVFRDTTQISLLGYSNNLNKPAFGFEDISRIGGFSRSGMNTIMVRSDGGFAVNGISFGGTEDGIQRSSGAGGNFNTLLKGDVKVNLQYFFGGIDADLNQVVNSTQNLRNDTLISRRNRNQESSNQSHRIGGRLDWKIDSVTNLSFSPSVVLAQSAAEQGLFTNTFRSFYEPLNTSDNQQMLENRTMTYSGNLSFDRSSRKKKGRQFNFYGTYNINDGDQDQYYLVDSYFFGLNPYNETLDQLRDNVVTNRAINTSFSYTEPFSKTLSGVVRVNSEYFRDRNRINTFDLAGEATVPPVLLPALSDEVERSGWRNYVTTGVKWKIKDLTLQPGVRFTLLNIENSFQKIQPIDQRYFYAFPSLIANWKDFNFSYNVNVREPSAADLQPVTDQSNPLFIQFGNPGLTPTISNSVNLHFRKFDTKRSINYWAYLSGSYSQDAVTRARTVNETTGQQTTRPVNTDGNWQLNANTDINKDWKFDGKKQFSLTASLWMNYVRTLIILNETQSYGQSFSVNPSLNVRVNLNDKLEFSEQLTIGSRRSVYEDNTFQDISFTTRTSRTGVVVRVPKRIVWEANFDYTYNSNVAPGLRKDVSRLNAGVTFLFMKNDRAQLKLSVYDLLDQNISAYRSIRENFVEDFQTQVLTRYVLLTFTYNIRNFGGKVGGTNTFFRF, encoded by the coding sequence ATGAGGTCACTTTTACCCGCCTTTTTTGTCCTGTTTTTCACCTGCTTGTCCACGGTCTCTTTTGCCCAAAACCAGAAAGGCGAGGTGAAAGGAAAACTCTGGGATGCTACCCACAAAGAGGTTTTGTCCTACGCCACCATTGCGGTTTACACAGCGCAGGATACAACCTTGGTGACCTTCAGGGTGAGCGATGAGAAAGGAAACTTCCGGGTGCCGGGTTTGGCGCTAAACCAGCCCCTCCGGATTGTGATTACCATGACCGGGTTCAAGGTTTTTCGGAAGGAGTTCACCTTAACATCAGGCAACGCAAACCTGGACTTAGGACAAGTGGAAATGACGCAGTCTGATAACCTGTTGGGGGAGGTAATTATCACGTCTGAAGCTCCGCCGATCATTGTCCGAAAAGACACGCTGGAGTTCAATGCCAATTCCTTTAAGACCCTGCCCACCGCCTTGCTGGAGGACCTCTTGAAGAAGCTGCCGGGTGTGACGGTAGACGGCTCGGGCAACATCGCGGTGAATGGAAAGTCGGTGAACAAGATTCTGGTAGACGGGAAAGAGTTCTTCGGGAATGACCCTAAAGTAGCCTCAAGAAACCTGCCCGCCGACATGATTGAAAAGGTGCAGGTGGTAAATGACCCAGACGCGCTCAGAAGAGACCCAGACATGCCAGTAAATGAAATCCCGCAGGTGATCAACCTCAAACTAAAGAAAGGGATCAAACAAGGAGCCTTCGGGAAAGTGTACGCGGGGACGGGCTCAGACAGCCGGTACGAAGGCGGCGGCATTCTCAACGTTTTCAGAGATACTACCCAGATCAGCTTGCTGGGTTATTCCAATAACTTAAACAAACCGGCCTTTGGGTTTGAGGACATTTCCAGAATTGGAGGCTTCAGCCGCAGCGGCATGAACACTATTATGGTTAGGAGCGACGGTGGCTTTGCGGTGAACGGCATCTCATTTGGCGGAACTGAAGACGGCATTCAGCGGTCTAGTGGGGCAGGCGGAAACTTCAACACCTTGCTAAAGGGTGACGTGAAAGTGAACCTGCAGTACTTCTTTGGGGGCATTGACGCAGATTTAAACCAGGTGGTTAACTCCACCCAAAACCTGCGGAATGACACGCTCATTTCGCGCCGCAACCGGAACCAGGAAAGCAGCAACCAAAGCCACAGAATTGGCGGACGGCTAGACTGGAAGATTGATTCGGTGACCAACCTCAGTTTCTCGCCCAGTGTGGTGTTGGCGCAGAGTGCGGCAGAGCAGGGGCTTTTCACCAATACCTTCCGCAGTTTCTATGAGCCGCTCAACACCAGTGATAACCAACAGATGCTGGAGAACCGCACCATGACGTACTCGGGGAATCTCTCCTTTGACCGAAGCTCGCGCAAAAAGAAAGGACGCCAGTTCAACTTCTACGGAACCTACAACATCAATGACGGCGACCAGGACCAATACTATCTGGTAGATAGCTACTTCTTCGGCCTGAACCCTTATAATGAAACGCTGGACCAATTGCGAGACAACGTGGTCACCAACCGGGCCATCAATACTTCTTTTTCTTACACAGAACCTTTCAGTAAAACGCTAAGCGGAGTGGTCAGGGTGAACTCAGAATACTTCAGAGACAGAAACCGCATTAATACGTTTGACCTGGCTGGCGAAGCAACAGTGCCTCCGGTGTTGCTTCCGGCGCTCTCAGATGAGGTGGAAAGAAGCGGCTGGCGCAACTACGTGACTACCGGGGTGAAATGGAAAATCAAGGACTTGACCTTGCAGCCGGGCGTGCGGTTTACGTTGCTCAACATTGAGAACTCCTTCCAGAAAATACAGCCCATCGATCAAAGATACTTCTATGCGTTTCCGTCTTTGATTGCCAACTGGAAAGACTTCAACTTCAGTTACAACGTAAACGTGCGGGAGCCATCGGCGGCAGATCTGCAGCCGGTCACCGACCAGTCCAATCCCTTGTTCATACAGTTCGGGAACCCGGGGTTAACCCCTACTATCTCCAACTCGGTGAACCTGCACTTCCGGAAGTTTGACACCAAGCGGTCCATCAACTATTGGGCGTACCTGTCGGGAAGTTACAGCCAGGATGCCGTGACCCGCGCCAGAACCGTCAATGAAACCACCGGCCAGCAGACCACCCGCCCCGTAAATACCGATGGAAACTGGCAACTGAACGCAAACACAGACATCAACAAAGACTGGAAGTTTGACGGCAAAAAGCAATTCTCGTTAACAGCCTCGTTGTGGATGAACTACGTGCGCACCCTAATTATTCTGAATGAGACCCAAAGCTATGGGCAGTCCTTCTCCGTGAACCCCAGCCTGAACGTCCGGGTCAACCTGAACGACAAGCTTGAATTCAGTGAGCAGCTGACTATTGGGAGCCGCCGCAGCGTGTATGAAGACAACACGTTCCAGGACATCAGCTTTACCACCCGCACATCCAGAACCGGAGTGGTGGTGCGGGTGCCTAAAAGGATTGTGTGGGAAGCCAACTTTGATTATACCTACAACTCCAACGTGGCGCCTGGCCTCCGGAAAGACGTAAGCCGCCTGAACGCGGGTGTCACGTTCCTGTTCATGAAAAACGACCGGGCTCAGTTGAAACTATCCGTGTATGATTTGCTGGACCAGAACATTAGTGCCTACCGCAGCATCAGGGAGAACTTTGTAGAGGATTTCCAAACCCAGGTGCTCACCCGCTACGTGCTGCTCACGTTCACTTACAACATCCGCAATTTTGGTGGTAAAGTGGGAGGTACCAATACGTTCTTCCGGTTTTAA
- a CDS encoding NRAMP family divalent metal transporter codes for MKQPRNWSVLLGAAFLMATSAVGPGFLTQTTVFTQSLGASFGFVILLSILLDIGVQLNVWRVIAISEKRAQDIANAVLPGLGGFIAFLIVLGGFAFNIGNVGGAGLGLNVLTGLSVETGAIISAAVAIAIFLVREAGKLMDRFAQILGGLMIGLILYVAWVSSPPVAEAAIRTFAPEQISFAAIITLVGGTVGGYITFAGGHRLLDAGIKGREALGQVTTSAVSGITLASVIRIFLFLATLGVLQSGNVLNPENPPASVFELAAGTIGYKLFGIMMLSAAITSVVGSAYTSVSFIKSFHPGIARNENWFIIGFILISTVIFVSIGKPVMLLVWAGLLNGFVLPITLGTILVAAHKKSVMGDYEHPKLLTLFGLLVVLIMTWMAGDTLLQQIKG; via the coding sequence ATGAAACAACCCAGAAACTGGAGTGTGCTCTTAGGTGCCGCTTTTTTGATGGCCACCTCGGCCGTAGGTCCGGGCTTCTTAACCCAAACCACCGTTTTCACGCAAAGCCTGGGCGCCAGCTTCGGGTTTGTGATTTTGCTTTCCATTCTGCTGGACATTGGCGTGCAACTGAACGTTTGGCGGGTGATTGCTATTTCAGAAAAACGGGCGCAGGATATTGCCAATGCGGTGCTGCCCGGCTTGGGTGGATTCATCGCCTTCCTGATTGTACTGGGCGGCTTTGCCTTTAACATCGGGAACGTAGGGGGCGCAGGTTTGGGCCTCAATGTGCTCACCGGCCTCTCCGTGGAAACGGGTGCCATTATCTCGGCGGCAGTGGCCATCGCCATCTTTCTGGTGCGTGAAGCCGGAAAGCTGATGGACCGTTTTGCCCAGATCTTGGGTGGGCTCATGATTGGTTTGATTCTGTACGTGGCCTGGGTTTCCTCGCCGCCCGTGGCCGAAGCTGCCATCAGAACCTTCGCCCCGGAACAGATAAGCTTTGCCGCCATTATTACCTTGGTGGGCGGAACGGTAGGCGGCTACATCACCTTCGCGGGTGGGCACCGGTTGCTGGATGCGGGGATTAAAGGAAGAGAAGCTTTGGGCCAGGTAACCACAAGTGCGGTTTCAGGAATTACGCTGGCTTCCGTTATCCGCATTTTTCTGTTTCTAGCTACATTGGGCGTGTTACAAAGCGGGAATGTGCTGAACCCTGAGAATCCACCGGCCTCTGTATTTGAACTAGCAGCCGGCACCATTGGCTACAAGCTGTTTGGCATCATGATGCTGTCGGCGGCCATCACTTCTGTAGTAGGCTCGGCGTATACATCGGTTTCTTTCATCAAGTCTTTTCACCCAGGCATCGCCCGAAACGAGAACTGGTTCATCATTGGGTTCATTCTTATATCCACGGTGATTTTTGTGTCTATCGGTAAGCCGGTGATGTTGCTGGTGTGGGCTGGTTTGCTGAACGGTTTTGTATTACCCATTACCCTAGGCACCATACTTGTGGCGGCGCACAAGAAGAGTGTTATGGGCGATTACGAGCACCCGAAGCTGTTAACCTTATTTGGGTTGCTGGTGGTGTTGATTATGACCTGGATGGCAGGTGATACCTTGCTGCAGCAGATTAAAGGTTGA
- the pxpA gene encoding 5-oxoprolinase subunit PxpA, with protein MNPTYTVDLNCDLGESFGAYKMGNDEVILPLVTSANIACGFHAGDPSVMKKTVRLALQQGVALGAHPGFQDLVGFGRRDMAVSPEEAFDLTVYQIGALSGFIKAEGGVLHHVKPHGALYNMAAVNPALAEAIAEAVYKVNPEVVLYGLAASALVHAGEKLGLKTAHEVFADRTYQQDGTLTSRRLPNALITNQDEAVQQVVRMVKEGKVRSQQGIDVAIKADTVCIHGDGAHAVEFAQLIRQVLTQKNITLQALSL; from the coding sequence ATGAATCCTACCTATACCGTTGATTTAAACTGTGACCTGGGCGAAAGCTTCGGAGCGTACAAGATGGGCAACGACGAAGTCATTCTGCCCCTGGTGACCTCGGCCAACATTGCCTGCGGCTTCCATGCTGGTGACCCATCGGTGATGAAGAAGACGGTGCGCCTGGCCCTGCAGCAGGGAGTAGCACTGGGAGCGCATCCCGGGTTTCAGGACTTAGTTGGCTTTGGGCGACGCGACATGGCGGTTTCCCCGGAAGAGGCATTTGACCTGACCGTGTACCAGATAGGCGCACTCTCCGGTTTCATCAAGGCCGAAGGGGGTGTGTTGCACCACGTAAAACCGCACGGGGCTTTGTACAACATGGCCGCCGTTAATCCTGCCCTCGCCGAAGCCATTGCCGAAGCCGTGTACAAGGTGAACCCGGAGGTGGTGCTGTACGGATTGGCCGCAAGTGCCTTAGTTCATGCTGGAGAAAAGCTAGGGCTGAAAACCGCCCATGAAGTCTTCGCCGACAGAACCTACCAACAAGACGGCACGCTCACCTCCAGAAGATTGCCCAACGCCTTGATCACTAATCAAGATGAAGCGGTGCAGCAGGTGGTACGCATGGTGAAAGAAGGCAAGGTGCGGTCGCAGCAAGGCATAGACGTTGCCATCAAAGCAGACACGGTTTGCATTCATGGTGATGGCGCCCATGCGGTGGAATTTGCCCAACTCATCCGGCAGGTGCTCACCCAGAAAAATATTACGCTCCAGGCGCTTTCGCTCTAG
- the pxpB gene encoding 5-oxoprolinase subunit PxpB, translating into MSFLLSSVKMYPLGDAALVLQLGEEIAVETHQKVKAVAQFLDQHSFPGLLEYVPAFTTVTLYYDPWLVSERGQQDPYAAVEENVLEMLAELETETKTAVPQIKEISVVYGGEFGPDLAFVAQHTGLSLEEVISLHTQTEYLVYMIGFAPGFPYLGGMDPRIAAPRKEVPRKVIPAGSVGIAGPQTGVYPMETPGGWQLIGRTPLTLFDPNREVPSLLQMGDVVRFVPISKETFTKREEQPHEH; encoded by the coding sequence ATGTCGTTTCTGCTGTCATCGGTGAAGATGTACCCGCTGGGAGATGCCGCTTTAGTGCTGCAACTGGGGGAGGAGATTGCTGTGGAAACGCATCAGAAAGTGAAGGCCGTGGCGCAGTTCCTGGACCAGCATTCGTTCCCCGGCCTCCTGGAGTACGTGCCCGCATTTACCACCGTCACTTTGTACTATGACCCTTGGCTCGTGAGCGAACGAGGGCAGCAAGACCCGTACGCGGCGGTGGAAGAAAACGTCTTAGAGATGCTGGCTGAACTGGAAACAGAAACCAAAACGGCAGTTCCTCAAATAAAAGAAATCTCAGTGGTGTACGGTGGTGAGTTTGGGCCTGATCTGGCTTTTGTGGCGCAGCACACCGGCCTTAGCCTGGAAGAAGTAATTTCTCTTCACACCCAAACCGAGTACCTGGTGTACATGATCGGTTTCGCGCCGGGCTTCCCGTATCTGGGCGGCATGGATCCCCGGATTGCCGCACCCCGCAAGGAGGTGCCCCGGAAAGTAATTCCAGCAGGTTCAGTAGGTATTGCCGGGCCGCAAACGGGTGTGTACCCCATGGAAACGCCGGGTGGCTGGCAGTTGATCGGGCGTACGCCGCTCACCTTGTTTGACCCCAACCGCGAGGTTCCCAGCTTGCTGCAGATGGGCGATGTAGTGCGTTTTGTGCCAATTTCTAAAGAAACGTTCACCAAAAGAGAGGAGCAGCCGCATGAACATTAG